CCGAACGGGGCAGGAGACGACGACGTGTGGTGGCTGTGGCTCTACGTGGCCGCGATGGCGGCCGGCGCACTGCTCTTCCTCCGCTGGCACGCCGACCCGAGAGGGGTCCCCCGGATCGAGTACCGGGTGGCGATCGCCATCCCGGTCTGGTCCGGGCTCTGGTACACGCTGATGGCCCTCGGCGGCGGTCGGACCGACGGAGACGACCACCCGATCTACTGGGCGCGGTACGTGGACTGGACGGTCACCGCCTCGCTGCTGCTGGTCGCGCTGGTCCTCACCGCGACGCACGCCCTGCCCGGACGGCATCCCACCCTGCTGGCCGCGCTCGTCGGCACGAACGTCGCCATGCTCCTCAGCGGCTTCCTCGCCGACCTCACCACCGACCCGTGGGCCCGGTATCTGCTCTTCGGCCTCGGCAGCCTGGGCCTGCTCGTCGTCCTCGCCCTGATCTGGGGCCCGCTACGGGCCGTCGCCCGCCGCCAGCCGGACGGGCTCTACCACACGTACCGGGAAGCCGCCGCGCTGCTCAGCGTCCTCTGGGCGGGGTACCCGCTGATCTGGATCCTCGGGCCCTCCGGCGTCGAACTGCTCGGGGCCGCCGTCGTCAGCGGCCTGTTCGTCGCGCTGTCCATCGCGTCGAAGGTGGGCTGGAGCATCATCGACCTGGGCCGGTTGCGGGCGCTCAGCGCCCGGGGTGAACTCTCGCTCCGGAATCCGCCATGACGGCCCCCACCGGCCCCCCGGGCCTCGAAGGCCCGCGCCCGGCCGCGACCGGCGCACCAGCGGGACGGGCGGCCCGGCGGCGGACGGCGTTGTGCGTGGCGGGGCAGAGCGAGCGCACGCTGCCCGTCCCGCACCCGGGCCGCCGGATGCTGGGCCTGGTCGGCGGCACGTCGCTGCTGACCGCCGTCGCCCTGCTGGTCCTGGCGCCGGTGCTGCACCGTCACGACGTCGGGGCTTCCCCGGCGTACCTCCTCGCCGGGCTGCTCCTCGGCCTGCCGCACGGGGCGGTCGACCACCTGGTCCCCGCCTGGATGTCGGCCCGGGCCCGTCCGCCGGCCGCCCGGCTGGCCGTGGCGTTCGGCTACGCGGCCCTCGCCGGGGCCGCCCTGGTGGTGTTCCGTGCCGTGCCGGGCCCCGCGCTGGTCGGCTTCCTCGCCCTGTCCGTCGCCCACTTCGGGACCGCCGACGAGGCGTTCCACGCCGAACGGGACGGCCGGCCGGTCCGTCAGTCGGTGTCCGGGGTGCTGGCCCGGGGCGGACCGCCGGTGCTGGTGCCCCTGCTGCTCTGGCCCGACGCGGTGGACCTGTTGCTCACCGCCGTCGCCCCGGGCGTGCCGGAGCTGCTCACCGTCGAGGTGCGGGCCCTGGCAGTGGCCTGCCTGCTGGCCGCCGTCGCCCGCACGGTGCTACGGGACGTGCGGGCGGGCCGGCGGGCCGACGCCGCCGAACCGGTCCTCCTGCTCGCCCTGTTCGCCACCGTGCCACCCGCGCTGGCGATCGGTGTCTACTTCGCCACCTGGCACTCGGCCCGGCACGTGGCCCGGCTGCTGCACGGCGACCCCGGCAACCACGCCGACCTGGCCGCCGGCCGACTCGGGCCGCCACTGCGCCGCTTCGCCCGGCGGGCGGCCCTGCCCACCGTGGCCGCGGTCACCGCCCTGGCGGCGTTGACCGTCGCACCGGGCCGACCGATCGACCTGCTGCCCGCCACCGTCGCCGTGCTGGCGGCGCTCACCGTTCCGCACTCCGCCCTGGTGGCCTGGATGGACCGGCGTGCCCGGCCCCGGCACCCGTCGAACCCGGAGAACTGACCGGCCGGGCCGGTCAGCGCAGCGCCCCCGGAGCGTCCGCCGGCACCGCCGGCCGGCGCGGCGCGACCGGCGCCACCCGCCGGTACGCCTCACCGAGCGGCGGACGGGGATCGTCCTCGCCCTTGTTCGGCCAGTACGCCATCGCCCGCTCCGCCTGCGCGGTGATCGTCAGCGACGGGTTCACCCCGAGGTTCGCCGAGACCGCCGCGCCGTCGACCACGTGCAGCCCCGGGTGGCCGTAGACCCGGTGCCAGGGGTCGATCACCCCGTCGGCCGGGGACGCGCCGATCACCGCCCCGCCCAGGATGTGCGCGGTCATCGGGATGTTGAACGGCTCGGTCAACGCGCCGCCGGGCGTACCGCCGATCTCCTCGGCGAGCAGCCGGACCGCCTGGTTGCCGGCCGGGATCCAGGTCGGGTTCGGTGCGCCGTGACCCGGGCCGGAGACCAGCCGGCGGCCGAACGGGCCACGCCGGAACCGGGTGGTCAGCGAGTTGTCGACCGACTGCATGACCAGGGCGATCACCGTCCGTTCCGACCAGCGCCGGACGGAGAGCATCCGGGCGGCCGTCGCGGGCTGCCGGACGATGGCGCCCAGCCAGCGCCGGACCCGGCGCGGCCCGCCGTCGACCAGCAACGACTGGAGCAGCCCCATCGCGTTCGAGCCCCGGCCGTAGCGGACCGGCTCGATGTGGGTCTGCGGGTCGGGGTGGAACGAGCTGGTGATCGCCACCCCCTCGGTGAAGTCGAGACCACGGGAGCGGGCCTGGCGCGGCCCGACCGACGCGCCGAGGATCGCCTCGGAGTTGGTCCGGGTCAGCTCGCCCAGGCGCGGCGACAGCGCCGGCAGCGCCCCGCTCGCCTTCATCGCGTGCAGCAGCCGCTGGGTGCCGAGCGCCCCGGCCGCGAAGACCACCTGCTCGGCGTGCACGACCTGACGGCGCTTGCGCAGCCAGGCCCCGGTCCGCTCGGTGTGCACCTCGTACCCGCCGCCGGGCGCCGGCCGGACGGCGGTCACCGTGGTCAGCGGGTGGACCT
This genomic interval from Micromonospora coxensis contains the following:
- a CDS encoding bacteriorhodopsin, which produces MWWLWLYVAAMAAGALLFLRWHADPRGVPRIEYRVAIAIPVWSGLWYTLMALGGGRTDGDDHPIYWARYVDWTVTASLLLVALVLTATHALPGRHPTLLAALVGTNVAMLLSGFLADLTTDPWARYLLFGLGSLGLLVVLALIWGPLRAVARRQPDGLYHTYREAAALLSVLWAGYPLIWILGPSGVELLGAAVVSGLFVALSIASKVGWSIIDLGRLRALSARGELSLRNPP
- a CDS encoding Brp/Blh family beta-carotene 15,15'-dioxygenase encodes the protein MAGQSERTLPVPHPGRRMLGLVGGTSLLTAVALLVLAPVLHRHDVGASPAYLLAGLLLGLPHGAVDHLVPAWMSARARPPAARLAVAFGYAALAGAALVVFRAVPGPALVGFLALSVAHFGTADEAFHAERDGRPVRQSVSGVLARGGPPVLVPLLLWPDAVDLLLTAVAPGVPELLTVEVRALAVACLLAAVARTVLRDVRAGRRADAAEPVLLLALFATVPPALAIGVYFATWHSARHVARLLHGDPGNHADLAAGRLGPPLRRFARRAALPTVAAVTALAALTVAPGRPIDLLPATVAVLAALTVPHSALVAWMDRRARPRHPSNPEN
- a CDS encoding FAD-dependent oxidoreductase — its product is MQYDVVVIGSGFGGSVTALRLAEKGYRVGVLESGRRFADDEFPQTSWRLRRFLWAPRLGCFGLQRITLLRSADRKAGGGVLVLSGAGVGGGSLVYANTLYEPLAAFYEDPQWRDITDWRDELARHYDQAKRMLGVTTYPVSTGADRAMRAVAERMGVGHTFHATPVGVHIGRPGERVADPYFGGVGPERTGCNHCGSCMTGCRHGAKNTLVKNYLWLAERLGVQVHPLTTVTAVRPAPGGGYEVHTERTGAWLRKRRQVVHAEQVVFAAGALGTQRLLHAMKASGALPALSPRLGELTRTNSEAILGASVGPRQARSRGLDFTEGVAITSSFHPDPQTHIEPVRYGRGSNAMGLLQSLLVDGGPRRVRRWLGAIVRQPATAARMLSVRRWSERTVIALVMQSVDNSLTTRFRRGPFGRRLVSGPGHGAPNPTWIPAGNQAVRLLAEEIGGTPGGALTEPFNIPMTAHILGGAVIGASPADGVIDPWHRVYGHPGLHVVDGAAVSANLGVNPSLTITAQAERAMAYWPNKGEDDPRPPLGEAYRRVAPVAPRRPAVPADAPGALR